One Papaver somniferum cultivar HN1 chromosome 10, ASM357369v1, whole genome shotgun sequence genomic window carries:
- the LOC113317116 gene encoding enolase-like gives MNWRIFEVNQIGSVTESIEAVRVSMHAGWGVIASHRSGETENPCIADLSVGSATVSLLDYLLVIAVIFCLCFLFICLLCIVYV, from the exons ATGAACTGGAGAATTTTTGAG GTCAACCAAATTGGTTCTGTGACTGAGAGCATTGAAGCGGTGAGAGTGTCTATGCATGCTGGATGGGGTGTTATCGCTAGCCACCGAAG TGGTGAAACCGAGAATCCCTGTATTGCTGATCTCTCGGTTGGTTCGGCCACAGTGAGCTTGCTTGATTATTTATTAGTTATAGCTGTTATCTTTTGCCTTTGTTTTCTGTTTATATGTCTCCTTTGCATCGTGTATGTGTGA
- the LOC113316228 gene encoding uncharacterized protein LOC113316228, producing MERMMQQISAVIVPLHERNMEHANAMYQNQQRPRYDLYSNTYNPGWRDHPNFSYANKQAAANPTFNQQGGYQFMQRPHQESQGTSADDKFTLLMQGSGKLPSQPLNHNENVNAIEIRSGKQVKQPTTSPDANGPVLDQEVDETAPNKAEIYEISKNIQVNIPLLEAIRQVPRYAKFLKELCTNKHKLVGNEVMYVGENASAYLQKKLPPKLKDPGSFTIPCTIGTTRFDRALLDLGATINVMPASIYESLDLGPLKDTDIIIQLADRSTTYPKRVVEDVLVQVNKLIFPADFYVLDMRDEDSPSSTPLLLGRPFMRTARTKIDVFKGTITMKFDGEPISFNIFEAMRYPSDVHSCFLVDVVDSLAQQMFELDGDDALEKALTKSLDCANHNDMKSDIEMCDELKEVICSLAALQEFSPRNDVSYISLPCTNEKLLPSILQAPVLELKPLPYHLKYVYLGDKEELPVIIAKNLTKVQEENLIRVLREYKSAIGWTIADIKGISPSMCMHRILLEEGAKPTREAQRRLHPPMMEVVKKEILKLLDVGLSIPYPITHG from the exons ATGGAGAGGATGATGCAACAAATTTCTGCAGTGATTGTTCCATTGCATGAACGCAATATGGAGCACGCAAATGCTATGTACCAGAATCAGCAAAGGCCGAGATACGATCTGTACTCCAACACATACAATCCGGGTTGGCGAGATCATCCAAATTTCAGCTACGCCAACAAGCAAGCTGCAGCAAATCCTACTTTCAATCAACAAGGAGGCTACCAATTCATGCAAAGACCACATCAAGAATCTCAAGGAACAAGTGCGGATGACAAGTTTACTCTTTTGATGCAAG GATCTGGAAAACTTCCTTCTCAACCCTTGAACCATAATGAGAATGTCAATGCTATTGAGATAAGAAGTGGGAAGCAAGTTAAGCAACCGACAACATCACCGGATGCTAATGGGCCTGTTTTAGACCAAGAAGTGGATGAAACAGCCCCTAACAAGGCTGAGATTTATGAGATCTCCAAGAACATTCAAGTGAATATACCACTCCTTGAAGCGATAAGGCAAGTTCCTCGCTACGCAAAATTTTTgaaggaattgtgcactaacaagcacaaatTGGTCGGTAATGAAGTTATGTATGTGGGTGAGAATGCTTCCGCGTACCTTCAAAAGAAACTTCCACCAAAATTGAAGGATCCCGGTAGTTTCACTATACCATGTACAATTGGTACAACCAGGTTTGATCGTGCTTTACTAGACTTAGGTGCAACTATTAATGTTATGCCGGCCTCAATATATGAATCATTAGATCTAGGTCCTCTCAAGGATACCGATATTATTATTCAACTTGCTGATAGGTCCACCACTTACCCGAAACGGGTTGTGGaagatgttttggtgcaggttaacAAGCTGATTTTTCCTGCAGATTTTTATGTTCTAGATATGAGGGATGAAGATTCACCCTCGTCTACACCTTTGCTGTTGGGTAGACCTTTCATGAGAACTGCTAGAACTAAAATTGATGTTTTTAAAGGCACCATAACTATGAAATTTGATGGTGAACccataagtttcaacatctttGAGGCTATGAGATACCCGAGTGACGTACATTCTTGTTTTTTAGTTGATGTGGTTGATTCTTTGGCTCAACAGATGTTCGAGTTAGATGGCGATGATGCATTAGAGAAAGCCCTAACGAAGAGTTTAGATTGTGCAAATCATAATGACATGAAAAGTGATATTGAAATGTGTGATGAGCTTAAAGAAGTCATTTGCTCTCTTGCTGCATTACAAGAATTTTCACCTAGAAATGATGTTTCTTATATTTCCTTACCTTGTACTAATGAGAAACTCTTGCCGTCGATTTTGCAGGCACCTGTCcttgaattgaaacctcttccataTCACCTCAAGTATGTCTATTTAGGTGATAAGGAAGAGTTACCGGTGATTATTGCTAAAAACCTTACCAAGGTGCAAGAAGAGAATCTTATTCGTGTGCTAAGAGAGTACAAGTCTGCCATTGGGTGGACCATTGCAGATATCAAGGGAATCAGCCCTTCCATGTGTATGCACCGAATACTTCTTGAGGAGGGGGCAAAACCAACAAGAGAAGCTCAACGTCGCTTGCACCCTCCGATGATGGAAGTGGTCAAGAAAGAAATCCTGAAGTTATTGGATGTAGGGTTATCTATCCCATATCCGATAACACATGGGTAA